CGCCAAAGGCAACTGACAACATGAGACCCGAAAGCAATGTAAGGAGTTTTAACTTCACTCCCTAAAATTACGAAATTTCACGGATGCAAATGGGACGGATTTTCCAAAACAGACACAGGTATATCGGGATTTTCAAGATCCAGCAGCCTGGAACTCCTGCCATTGCGCAATTTTACCAGCGCCGCATTGCGTCGTTTCCACAAAATGCATCGTGGCATGCCAAAATCACGGGACATGGAAGAAAGAGTCACCCCGGCAATGAATGTTCCCTCCACCACAATCCTCTCCGCTGGATTCAGCTCCTTCATGAACAAATTAACCAGGTCACAGACACGCTGTTTACGCTGATTTTCACGGAAGAATACGCCCGCGTGGTTGGGCACGGCACTATATTCCCCCGCCTCATCCATAAGGCTGGACATGGGAGTTTCCACGTAAATCCTACGCATTTGGTCACAGTAGGTATTGCGAACCACCCGTCGAAACCAACCTTCCAGAGGGGTTTCCAAATCCAGGCACTTGGCATTCCTGCAGAATTTCAGGGCAACGTCTTGAAAAAGATCCTTTGCGGCCTCTTCCGACTTTGTCTGAGAAGAACATTGTTTGTAAATTTTAGGGGCGTATTTTAGCCAGATATTTCCAATCCTATCGTTTGGTCCATCTGTAAAAATTCCTTGTTTAGGCATATAGTTAAACGAGAATTTTGACAGCAGGCTTTCAGTTGAGCATAAAATTATGAATTTATTTGAAAAAGTAAAGAGTTCTGAAAATTTTGCAACCAAGTGTTTGCATTCGCTCTATTGGTGCTCTTTTTTTACGTTACTGCCCTTGACAGCATTCGCACAGGAATTCAATATGAATTCCATGCCTCCTCCGGAAATGTCCATGGAGTATTCCGCAGGCGCCCTAAAGGCCGGATCCAAGCTGACCGTACAGATTACGGTTCCCGACAACTGGCACGTAAACGCCAATATTGCCGCCGACGAATTCCTGAAGCCCTCTTCCATTGACTTGTCCGCAAAGGGCATTACCTTCGGCGAACCCGTTTGGCCCGAAGCCATCAAGGAATATAGCGAAGCCCTGGACATGGAGAATCTCGTATTCCGAGGCAAGTTCCAGGTAGTCCTGCCCATCGATGGCGTGGAAGATGGTTACGACAGCTTGACCACCAAGGCCACCTTCCATTATCAAGCCTGTGACAATTCCATCTGCCTTGCTCCCGCGGAAAAAACCATCGGCTTAAATGGCAATGATTTTTTCGGGGACGGGAGTCGCGCACAAGACGCTGACGCGCAGGCTTCCGACGGCTCAGCAAATAAAAAGGAAACTTTCGCCATCCCGATGGATCCTTCTATTACTGGCGAGAACACTTCCGCTGAAACTCAAGATGTGAGCGCAGGCGCACCCTCGGAAGAGAACAACACTGAAAATACAACGAGAGAGAACAGCGCCGGCACATTGGCACTCCTGTTCTTTGCATTCGTAGGTGGTCTCATCCTCAATTTGATGCCCTGCGTACTGCCGGTCCTTTCGTTGAAACTCTTTAGCTTGATCAAGCAAGCGGGTGAAAGTCGCGGCCGCCTGATGGTTCTGGGAGCAAGTACTGCAGCAGGCATCCTGGCCAGTTTCTGGACTCTAGCAGCAGTCATTACCGCAGTGAAAATCGGCGGAGGCAATGCTGGCTGGGGAATGCAATTCCAGAGTCCCGGCTTTATCGCCTTTATGGTGGTGATTCTCTCCGCATTCGCCATGAGTTTCTTTGGCGTGTTTGAAGTGTGGCTCCCGTGGGGTGCTACCACCAAGATGGACGAAGC
This genomic interval from Fibrobacter sp. UWEL contains the following:
- a CDS encoding sigma-70 family RNA polymerase sigma factor; this encodes MPKQGIFTDGPNDRIGNIWLKYAPKIYKQCSSQTKSEEAAKDLFQDVALKFCRNAKCLDLETPLEGWFRRVVRNTYCDQMRRIYVETPMSSLMDEAGEYSAVPNHAGVFFRENQRKQRVCDLVNLFMKELNPAERIVVEGTFIAGVTLSSMSRDFGMPRCILWKRRNAALVKLRNGRSSRLLDLENPDIPVSVLENPSHLHP
- a CDS encoding thioredoxin family protein, yielding MTAFAQEFNMNSMPPPEMSMEYSAGALKAGSKLTVQITVPDNWHVNANIAADEFLKPSSIDLSAKGITFGEPVWPEAIKEYSEALDMENLVFRGKFQVVLPIDGVEDGYDSLTTKATFHYQACDNSICLAPAEKTIGLNGNDFFGDGSRAQDADAQASDGSANKKETFAIPMDPSITGENTSAETQDVSAGAPSEENNTENTTRENSAGTLALLFFAFVGGLILNLMPCVLPVLSLKLFSLIKQAGESRGRLMVLGASTAAGILASFWTLAAVITAVKIGGGNAGWGMQFQSPGFIAFMVVILSAFAMSFFGVFEVWLPWGATTKMDEAGRKSGIAGAFFTGALLVLLSTPCSAPFLGTAMGFAFTASAPVLFLFFTAAALGLALPYILVSVFPAVLKVFPKPGPWMVKLQKVMGILLLATVAWLLWVVNEQAGSAGVGIFAIVAAVAIAGSFIIGKIAPPGGVFGKEVAGFAGSIIVLAALWFGVLAPRYENVVDERFNARLSEQMTEDGWYRYSPALIEEFKAAGRTVFVDVSADWCLTCKANEAAILNREEFTHAMDSLKVARVKADWTRETPEVNALLKGMGKSGVPAYAIYPAGDASQQIVLPELLTTSGIVEKISGK